Proteins from one Deltaproteobacteria bacterium genomic window:
- a CDS encoding sulfatase: MGHRQADGAGRRQRREWRVWLVAVVGVAATAVIAWHTISPPAPTHSAIRSVVLVTIDTLRADHLSAYGYQRATSPQLDAFMARGTRFAWALSAAPTTAPSHVAMMTGLYPGFTTVGVLNGQFPLSPEASTLAELCREAGLRTAAVVSNAVLMRPLGLDQGFDSYDDDLEDRELNRVWAERTAARAVPKALAQLAQLRGSPFFLWLHFQEPHGPYAPPTPWAQAFAGDSLRLGPNPELPVGADNSGLHSIPAYQRFDDERRPDQYVRRYDAEIAYLDSELARLFDLMTGSGLLQDTLVVITADHGEALGEDDFYFAHGHSLGLDQLHVPLAMIGPGIAAGAVRQRAVSNITVFCTILNALGLSQEQRCEQSDSIWASLLAGEEPPAMLGYAGSVTQWATFQAGWFLRRDAYAPEAPVFAPAGDPVTDTRYRPLGEQLAVLTGERAPEPQEQGQIRQALGDFISRAETARNALASKRQPAAALPPEQKERLRLLGYLR; the protein is encoded by the coding sequence ATGGGACACCGCCAAGCCGACGGTGCAGGGCGCCGGCAGCGCCGGGAGTGGCGCGTCTGGCTCGTGGCTGTGGTTGGCGTGGCAGCGACCGCCGTTATCGCGTGGCACACCATCAGCCCGCCCGCACCCACTCACTCTGCCATTCGATCCGTGGTCCTGGTCACAATTGACACGCTGCGCGCGGATCATTTGTCGGCTTATGGCTACCAGCGCGCGACCTCGCCGCAATTGGACGCCTTCATGGCGCGCGGAACGCGCTTTGCCTGGGCGTTGTCGGCGGCGCCTACCACCGCGCCCTCGCACGTGGCGATGATGACCGGTTTGTATCCCGGCTTCACCACGGTCGGTGTGCTCAACGGACAATTCCCGCTCAGCCCGGAGGCGAGCACACTGGCGGAGCTGTGTCGCGAGGCCGGCCTGCGCACCGCCGCCGTTGTCAGCAACGCGGTGTTGATGCGCCCGCTCGGTCTGGATCAGGGCTTTGACTCATACGATGACGACCTGGAGGACCGCGAGCTGAACCGCGTTTGGGCGGAGCGCACCGCCGCCCGCGCGGTGCCCAAGGCCCTGGCCCAGCTCGCACAGCTGCGCGGCAGCCCCTTCTTCTTGTGGCTGCACTTCCAGGAGCCCCATGGTCCTTACGCTCCGCCGACGCCGTGGGCGCAGGCATTCGCGGGCGATTCGCTGCGCCTCGGTCCCAATCCGGAGCTGCCGGTGGGGGCGGACAACTCGGGTTTGCACTCGATCCCGGCCTACCAGCGTTTCGACGACGAACGGCGGCCGGACCAATACGTGCGGCGGTATGACGCCGAGATTGCGTATCTCGACAGCGAGCTGGCTCGGTTGTTCGACCTGATGACCGGTTCCGGGTTGCTGCAAGACACGCTGGTGGTGATTACGGCCGATCACGGCGAGGCGTTGGGCGAGGATGACTTCTATTTCGCCCATGGGCATTCGCTCGGGCTGGATCAACTGCACGTACCGCTGGCGATGATCGGACCCGGCATAGCCGCCGGCGCGGTGCGCCAGCGGGCGGTGTCGAACATCACGGTGTTCTGCACCATCTTGAACGCGCTCGGCCTGAGCCAAGAGCAACGGTGTGAGCAGAGTGACAGCATCTGGGCGTCACTGCTCGCGGGCGAGGAGCCGCCGGCAATGTTGGGCTACGCCGGCAGCGTGACGCAATGGGCAACCTTCCAGGCCGGTTGGTTTCTGCGTCGCGATGCCTATGCGCCCGAGGCTCCGGTGTTCGCGCCCGCCGGCGATCCGGTGACCGACACCCGCTATCGGCCCCTCGGCGAACAGCTGGCGGTGCTGACCGGCGAACGAGCCCCAGAGCCGCAGGAGCAAGGGCAGATCCGGCAAGCGCTGGGCGACTTCATCAGCCGCGCCGAAACCGCCAGAAACGCGCTCGCCTCGAAGCGACAGCCCGCCGCCGCTCTGCCGCCGGAGCAGAAGGAGCGCCTACGCTTGCTAGGGTATCTGCGCTGA